One Endozoicomonas gorgoniicola DNA window includes the following coding sequences:
- the iscR gene encoding Fe-S cluster assembly transcriptional regulator IscR, with protein MRLTTKGRYAVTAMLDLALHASQGPVALADISERQGISLSYLEQLFSRLRRNELVCSVRGPGGGYRLSRDSQAIYVAQVIDAVNESVDATRCHGDGGCQQGAKCLTHHLWHDLSKQIHEFLGNISLADLVAKREVQNVAVRQDEQQSQDNKSVINSLL; from the coding sequence ATGCGATTGACCACCAAAGGACGCTACGCCGTAACTGCCATGTTGGATCTGGCGCTGCATGCGAGCCAGGGGCCGGTTGCCCTTGCTGATATTTCCGAACGTCAGGGTATTTCACTCTCCTATCTGGAGCAGCTGTTCTCTCGTCTGCGCAGAAACGAGCTGGTATGCAGCGTGCGCGGGCCGGGTGGGGGATACCGCCTCAGTCGTGACAGTCAGGCTATTTATGTGGCTCAGGTGATTGATGCGGTGAATGAATCGGTTGACGCAACCCGCTGTCATGGCGATGGCGGATGTCAGCAGGGTGCCAAGTGTCTGACGCACCATCTGTGGCATGACCTGAGTAAACAGATTCACGAGTTTCTTGGCAATATCAGTCTGGCTGATCTTGTCGCAAAAAGAGAAGTTCAAAATGTCGCTGTTCGTCAGGACGAACAGCAGAGCCAGGACAACAAGAGTGTGATTAACAGCCTGCTTTAA
- a CDS encoding IscS subfamily cysteine desulfurase, which translates to MKLPIYLDYSATTPVDPRVAEKMSQCLVAEGNFGNPASRSHVFGWKAEEAVEDARRNVADLLGADPREIVWTSGATESDNLAIKGVAHFYAKKGKHIITSRIEHKAVLDTCRQLEREGYEVTYLDPDSDGIITPEMVESALRDDTILVSLMHVNNEIGVINDIAAIGEITRARKVLFHVDAAQSVGKILLDMNTMKVDLLSISAHKMYGPKGIGALYVRRKPRVRLEAQIHGGGHERGMRSGTLPTHQIVGLGEACRIAKEEMAIDHEHCLSLRQRFLNHFEGMEEVHVNGCLEQRVAGNLNVSFAFVEGESLIMALKDVAVSSGSACTSASLEPSYVLRALGLDDELAHSSLRFSFGRFSTPEEVDYAATQVKDAVVKLRELSPLWDMYKDGVDLKSVQWVAH; encoded by the coding sequence ATGAAACTACCAATTTACCTTGATTACTCTGCAACGACACCGGTCGATCCTCGTGTCGCCGAAAAAATGAGCCAGTGTCTGGTTGCTGAAGGTAACTTCGGCAACCCTGCGTCTCGTTCGCATGTGTTCGGCTGGAAGGCTGAGGAAGCTGTAGAAGATGCCCGCCGTAATGTGGCAGACCTGCTGGGCGCTGATCCCCGCGAAATTGTCTGGACTTCCGGTGCCACCGAGTCTGACAATCTGGCGATTAAAGGTGTGGCACACTTTTATGCCAAAAAAGGCAAGCACATTATTACCTCCAGAATTGAACATAAGGCGGTACTCGATACCTGTCGTCAACTGGAGCGGGAAGGTTACGAAGTGACCTATCTTGATCCGGATTCAGACGGCATCATCACGCCGGAAATGGTGGAATCCGCCCTTCGTGATGACACAATTCTGGTTAGTCTGATGCACGTCAATAATGAGATTGGCGTAATCAACGATATTGCGGCTATTGGTGAAATCACCCGAGCCCGTAAGGTTCTGTTTCATGTGGATGCTGCCCAGAGTGTGGGCAAAATTCTTCTGGACATGAACACTATGAAAGTTGACCTGCTTTCCATTTCTGCGCACAAAATGTACGGACCCAAAGGCATTGGGGCTCTGTATGTGCGTCGTAAGCCCCGTGTACGTCTGGAAGCCCAGATTCACGGTGGTGGTCACGAGCGTGGCATGCGTTCCGGTACTCTGCCAACGCATCAGATTGTTGGTCTGGGCGAAGCCTGTCGTATTGCTAAAGAAGAAATGGCAATCGACCATGAGCACTGCCTGAGTCTGCGTCAGCGTTTCCTGAACCACTTTGAAGGTATGGAAGAAGTGCATGTGAACGGCTGCCTTGAGCAACGTGTTGCCGGTAACCTGAACGTCAGTTTTGCTTTTGTGGAAGGCGAATCCCTGATCATGGCTCTGAAGGATGTTGCGGTTTCCTCCGGTTCTGCCTGCACCTCTGCCAGTCTGGAACCTTCTTATGTGCTACGTGCGCTGGGACTGGATGACGAGCTGGCACATAGCTCCCTGCGTTTCAGCTTCGGTCGTTTCTCGACGCCCGAGGAAGTGGATTATGCTGCTACCCAGGTGAAGGATGCCGTGGTTAAGCTGCGTGAGCTGTCGCCTCTGTGGGACATGTACAAGGATGGCGTTGACCTGAAATCCGTGCAGTGGGTTGCACACTAA
- the iscU gene encoding Fe-S cluster assembly scaffold IscU — MAYSKKVEDHYENPRNVGKLDAGAENVGTGMVGAPACGDVMRLQIQVSDEGVIEDARFKTYGCGAAIASSSLATEWMKGKTLDEASEIKNTDIAEELALPPVKIHCSVLAEDAIKAAVDDYRSKHDGESAA; from the coding sequence ATGGCTTACAGTAAAAAGGTGGAAGACCATTACGAGAACCCTCGTAATGTCGGTAAACTCGACGCCGGTGCGGAAAACGTCGGTACTGGCATGGTCGGCGCACCAGCCTGTGGTGACGTTATGCGCCTTCAGATTCAGGTAAGTGATGAAGGGGTGATTGAAGATGCCCGCTTCAAAACTTACGGCTGTGGTGCCGCTATTGCCTCCAGCTCTCTGGCGACAGAGTGGATGAAAGGCAAAACGCTGGACGAGGCGTCCGAGATCAAGAACACCGATATCGCAGAAGAGCTGGCGTTGCCGCCAGTTAAAATTCACTGCTCTGTTCTGGCTGAAGACGCTATCAAGGCGGCAGTGGATGATTATCGTAGTAAACATGACGGTGAATCCGCAGCCTGA
- the iscA gene encoding iron-sulfur cluster assembly protein IscA, translating to MAITMTAAAARHIRDQLEKRGKGVGIKVAVRTSGCSGMAYVLEFVDVKVDEDSVFVSHDLEIHSDPKSLVYLDGTELDFVKQGLNEGFQFNNPNVASECGCGESFNV from the coding sequence ATGGCGATCACTATGACCGCTGCCGCAGCAAGGCATATCAGGGATCAGTTGGAAAAGCGTGGTAAAGGCGTTGGCATCAAGGTGGCCGTTCGTACGTCTGGCTGTTCCGGTATGGCTTATGTGCTGGAATTTGTGGATGTTAAGGTCGATGAAGACAGCGTATTTGTCAGTCACGACCTGGAAATTCATTCTGACCCCAAAAGTCTGGTGTACCTGGACGGCACCGAACTGGACTTTGTGAAACAAGGCCTGAACGAAGGTTTCCAGTTTAATAACCCTAATGTCGCCAGTGAGTGCGGCTGCGGTGAAAGCTTCAACGTTTGA
- the hscB gene encoding Fe-S protein assembly co-chaperone HscB codes for MVDITKNYFELFQLPVSCQVDLSLLAERYRELQKTVHPDRFAGADDRQQRLAIQYAAYVNEGYETLKSSMARSLYLLELAGCKVDLETNTVMDPVFLMEQMELREAMSEVRDHADPEAELERMVDEVDEGIEALFGTYEQLWLIASEEGTEAPAREDALKKARDTVRKMQFMVKLAAELEQLESELLDS; via the coding sequence GTGGTTGATATAACGAAAAACTATTTTGAGCTGTTTCAGCTTCCTGTCTCCTGCCAGGTTGATCTGTCGCTGCTGGCCGAGCGGTATCGTGAGCTTCAGAAAACCGTGCATCCTGATCGTTTTGCCGGGGCGGATGATCGTCAGCAACGGCTTGCTATTCAGTACGCTGCCTATGTCAACGAAGGCTATGAAACGCTGAAATCGTCCATGGCAAGGTCGCTGTACCTGCTGGAACTGGCTGGTTGCAAAGTTGACCTTGAAACGAATACGGTGATGGACCCGGTATTTCTGATGGAGCAGATGGAGTTGCGTGAAGCCATGTCTGAAGTGCGTGACCATGCTGATCCGGAAGCAGAACTGGAACGGATGGTTGACGAAGTAGACGAAGGGATTGAAGCCCTGTTTGGTACCTATGAACAGCTGTGGCTGATCGCCAGTGAAGAAGGCACTGAAGCGCCCGCCAGAGAGGATGCGCTGAAAAAAGCCCGGGATACTGTACGAAAGATGCAGTTCATGGTTAAGCTTGCGGCTGAACTGGAACAGCTGGAGTCAGAGCTGTTAGATAGTTAA
- the hscA gene encoding Fe-S protein assembly chaperone HscA — translation MALLQISEPGQAPEPHQSKRAVGIDLGTTNSLVASVRSGNADTLPDHQGEHILPSVVHYGEQGVTVGQQAEQHMVSDALDTIVSVKRLMGRGLNDLFTLGGVMPYRFVESESQMPLIETRRGSVSPVEVSAEILRSLAGRATESLGGELDGAVITVPAYFDESQRQATKDAAKLAGLNVYRLLNEPTAAAVAYGLDQGGEGLIAVYDLGGGTFDISILRLQKGVFEVLATGGDTALGGDDFDRAVACWVLAQAGVDESSLNNEQHRQIMLEGRRAKEALTDHDSVDVSFGNWSGKLTTGQFNELADKLIDQTLRAFKRALRDAGYKAKDIEAVVMVGGSTRMPRVRSRIADFAKKQPLTSIDPDRVVAVGAALQADVLAGNKSGDDMLLLDVIPLSLGLETMGGLMEKVVHRNTTIPVARAQEFTTYKDGQTAMAINVFQGERELIRDNRSLARFELRGIPPLPAGGAKIRVTFQVDADGLLGVSAEEMSTGVKSSIQVKPSYGLTDDEIARMLRDSYSHAVDDRNSRRLLEQQVEADRLLEALVAAMQADGEALLSQEEFQSVLADMEQLTATRQGEDADAIAREIERVSKATEEFAARRMNQGIRKALAGHSIDDFEES, via the coding sequence ATGGCATTACTACAGATTTCCGAGCCGGGGCAAGCGCCTGAGCCGCACCAGAGTAAGCGGGCGGTGGGTATTGACCTGGGTACGACCAACTCCCTGGTGGCGTCGGTGCGTTCTGGCAACGCAGATACTCTGCCTGATCATCAGGGTGAGCATATACTGCCTTCTGTCGTTCATTACGGGGAGCAGGGCGTTACTGTTGGTCAACAGGCCGAACAGCATATGGTCAGTGATGCGCTGGACACAATTGTTTCCGTCAAGCGTCTGATGGGGCGGGGCTTAAATGATCTTTTCACTCTGGGGGGGGTTATGCCTTACCGGTTTGTGGAGTCTGAAAGTCAGATGCCTCTGATTGAAACCCGCCGAGGTTCGGTCAGTCCGGTAGAGGTGTCAGCTGAAATTCTGCGTTCCCTGGCAGGACGTGCCACTGAATCGCTGGGGGGAGAGCTGGATGGGGCTGTGATCACCGTGCCAGCGTATTTTGATGAATCCCAGCGTCAGGCCACCAAAGATGCTGCAAAATTGGCAGGTCTTAACGTTTACCGTCTGCTGAATGAGCCTACTGCGGCAGCTGTCGCCTATGGTCTGGACCAGGGGGGTGAAGGGCTGATAGCGGTTTACGACCTTGGTGGTGGTACCTTTGATATTTCTATCCTGCGTTTGCAGAAAGGTGTGTTTGAAGTACTGGCCACCGGCGGTGATACAGCCCTTGGCGGTGATGACTTCGACAGGGCGGTCGCTTGCTGGGTGCTGGCGCAGGCGGGTGTTGATGAATCTTCCCTGAATAATGAACAGCATCGTCAAATCATGCTGGAAGGTCGTCGTGCCAAGGAAGCCCTGACAGATCACGACAGTGTTGATGTGTCGTTTGGTAACTGGTCCGGCAAGTTGACCACCGGGCAGTTTAACGAGCTGGCAGATAAGCTGATTGACCAAACTCTGCGAGCGTTCAAGCGCGCTTTGCGGGATGCGGGTTATAAGGCAAAAGATATTGAAGCGGTGGTGATGGTCGGCGGCTCAACCCGTATGCCAAGAGTGCGCTCCCGTATTGCTGATTTTGCGAAAAAGCAACCTCTGACGTCTATTGACCCGGATCGCGTTGTAGCGGTAGGGGCAGCCTTGCAGGCTGATGTGCTGGCGGGTAACAAATCTGGCGACGATATGTTGCTGCTGGATGTTATTCCGCTGTCTCTTGGTCTGGAAACCATGGGTGGGCTGATGGAGAAGGTGGTTCATCGCAATACCACCATTCCCGTTGCCAGAGCGCAGGAATTCACCACCTATAAAGATGGTCAGACGGCTATGGCTATCAACGTCTTTCAGGGTGAGCGGGAGTTGATCAGGGATAATCGTTCCCTGGCGCGCTTTGAGCTGCGTGGTATTCCGCCGCTGCCAGCGGGTGGTGCTAAAATCCGTGTCACTTTTCAGGTGGATGCGGACGGATTACTGGGGGTGTCGGCTGAAGAAATGTCTACCGGCGTCAAGAGCAGTATTCAGGTGAAGCCTTCCTACGGTCTGACTGACGATGAGATTGCCCGTATGCTCAGAGATTCATACTCTCATGCTGTCGATGATCGCAACAGTCGTCGTCTGCTGGAGCAGCAGGTTGAAGCGGATCGGTTGTTGGAGGCTCTGGTAGCCGCCATGCAGGCTGATGGTGAAGCTTTGCTGAGTCAGGAGGAGTTCCAGTCTGTTCTGGCGGATATGGAACAGTTAACAGCGACCCGTCAGGGAGAGGATGCTGACGCTATCGCCCGTGAGATTGAACGGGTCAGCAAGGCGACGGAAGAATTTGCCGCTCGTCGTATGAATCAGGGTATCCGCAAGGCCCTGGCCGGCCATAGTATTGATGACTTTGAGGAGTCCTGA
- the fdx gene encoding ISC system 2Fe-2S type ferredoxin, whose amino-acid sequence MPQIVFLPHEDLCPEGAVIEAEPGVSVLDAALQNDIEIEHACEKSCACTTCHVIVREGFDSLEESDELEDDLLDKAWGLEPESRLSCQAVVADEDLVVEIPKYTINQVSERH is encoded by the coding sequence ATGCCTCAAATTGTATTTTTGCCCCACGAGGACCTGTGTCCCGAAGGTGCCGTGATTGAAGCTGAACCCGGTGTATCGGTGCTGGATGCTGCTCTTCAGAACGACATCGAGATTGAACATGCCTGTGAAAAATCCTGCGCCTGCACAACCTGCCACGTCATTGTGCGGGAGGGATTTGATAGTCTGGAAGAATCTGACGAGCTGGAAGACGACCTGCTGGACAAGGCCTGGGGTCTGGAACCTGAGTCTCGCCTGAGCTGTCAGGCCGTAGTGGCCGATGAAGACCTGGTGGTTGAGATTCCCAAGTACACCATTAATCAGGTTTCAGAGCGTCATTAA
- the iscX gene encoding Fe-S cluster assembly protein IscX produces the protein MSLKWTDSYDIAIELSEAYPDTDPKFVNFVDLRNWVLALEGFDDDPEHCGEKVLEAIQMAWIDEVS, from the coding sequence ATGAGTCTGAAGTGGACCGATAGTTACGATATTGCCATTGAGTTGTCGGAAGCTTATCCGGATACCGATCCGAAGTTCGTCAACTTTGTTGACCTGCGCAACTGGGTTCTGGCACTGGAAGGTTTTGATGATGATCCGGAACATTGTGGCGAGAAGGTTCTTGAGGCCATCCAGATGGCATGGATTGACGAAGTCAGTTGA
- the ygfZ gene encoding CAF17-like 4Fe-4S cluster assembly/insertion protein YgfZ has product MSNDHASLFAPFLEQVSHASLADRHQSAMSLLTDRGFLSVSGPDSQRFLQGQLSNNLDRLEPAQHHLSTACTPKGRMYSAFRLLHSENGFLLSMHKGLLDATQTTLGKYAVFFKSEQTIDTSLVALGLSGSNIKGTLQTLFGNTPEDASAMQVEESVWLLAVPGSCERYELWLPADQLPTWWNKLKQNFLPVSQSHWRLLDIEAVIPELLPEAAEQYIPQHLNLPTLNAVSFRKGCYTGQEIVARMQNLGQLKSRCYHLTTDSAVELPPNTKLTNTAGKTIGEVLYAVTPTDANQTELLAVIRVEAAETSDVQLPDNDINFTVAPLPYNIDAKAELQR; this is encoded by the coding sequence GAGCCTGCTGACTGATCGTGGCTTTCTCAGCGTCAGCGGCCCAGACAGTCAGCGATTCCTGCAGGGACAACTGAGCAACAATCTTGACAGACTGGAACCTGCCCAACATCATCTGAGTACCGCATGCACCCCCAAAGGCAGAATGTACAGCGCGTTTCGCCTGCTCCATTCCGAAAACGGCTTCCTGCTGTCGATGCACAAAGGACTTCTGGACGCTACTCAAACGACACTTGGCAAATATGCAGTGTTTTTCAAATCAGAACAGACTATTGATACCTCCCTGGTCGCTCTGGGGTTATCAGGCTCCAATATTAAAGGCACACTTCAGACGCTGTTTGGCAATACCCCAGAGGATGCTTCGGCCATGCAGGTTGAAGAAAGTGTCTGGTTGCTGGCCGTTCCCGGCAGCTGTGAACGCTATGAACTCTGGCTGCCAGCTGACCAGCTGCCTACCTGGTGGAATAAGCTGAAACAGAATTTTCTGCCAGTCTCCCAGTCTCACTGGCGTCTGCTGGATATCGAAGCGGTTATCCCTGAACTATTGCCTGAAGCGGCTGAGCAATACATTCCACAACATCTGAATCTACCCACCCTGAATGCGGTCAGCTTTCGCAAAGGGTGCTATACAGGGCAGGAAATTGTTGCCCGCATGCAAAATCTGGGGCAATTAAAAAGCCGCTGTTACCACTTGACTACCGATTCAGCCGTTGAGTTACCTCCTAATACCAAACTGACCAATACAGCGGGTAAAACCATTGGTGAAGTGTTGTATGCAGTCACACCGACCGATGCCAACCAGACCGAACTGCTTGCCGTTATACGGGTAGAAGCCGCTGAAACCAGTGATGTACAACTGCCTGACAATGACATCAACTTCACTGTTGCGCCTCTGCCATACAACATTGATGCAAAAGCAGAACTCCAACGCTGA